The nucleotide sequence TTTCCATCTCATGAGTTTTATTGATCCATTCATTAAACTTTTTTTCAGCGGAAATTTTTGTGTTGCTTTCATATATTAGCCTAAACTCAAGAACATGGTCATAAGCTTTTTTGAGGTCTGGATAATTTTCAAAAGCTATGTTGGCTCTCTGCTCTTGGCTTTGAGTCCAATCAGCTTTCTTTTTGGCAAAGACATACCTGCAGCGGGCCAAAAGTTGCTTTGGGGTGTCCCCATTGGGCAATAAGGGTGCTTTATACCTAACGCCATTCTTTTTGGCAGCTTCGATAGCCTTGTTTTCCATATCTAGTTCAACCCATCTTTGATTGACCCTTATATGTTGTAGAGCCTCCAGGGCCAGCCTTACTACATGAAAGCGGTCTGTAACCAAATTTGCCATGGGGAAACATGTTCTTGCGGATGACTCCATGTTTTTTGCCATGTCAAGGGTTACTTCCTTTACTTTATTCCTTTGTTCCAGAGGGATTTTCTCCAGAACTTGTATGATATTTGCCGACAATGTGCCTTTTACAGAAGCTACCAAAGAGCCTCTTTTGCCTCTCCCGTTTTTATTGGTAACAAAAGTGTACAACTCTCCTTTTGACAGTGCAACTTCGTCTATACTGAGATGCTCTCCGATATTGTCCGGAAAGACCAAATAGTCCTCTGCATGCTCTTTTTGTTCCCACTGCTTAAACCCACTGCTTTTCTTCTTATAGTGCCTCCTCAACAAATCCCCTTTGACCTCATAATAGCTGCCAATGTTACCAATGGTATCTTCGCGGGTCTCGACCTGTACCTTTTAAAAAATCTGAAAGCTCTTGAGTGATTTTAGAGCCTTCAGCTACAAATGAATAGTCATTGTAAACTATTTTGTTCTTGCATGTTTTATGCCTCCACCTTCGTCGCTTAAATTCAAGATAAACGGCTTTTCCCCTTATAGGGAAATCTTGCACAATTTTAGGTTCATAAAAACCTTTAGACTCGTACTCTTCAGGATTATGTTTTCCTAATAGCCGGTTCTGCTC is from Cytophagaceae bacterium ABcell3 and encodes:
- a CDS encoding transposase, whose protein sequence is MLRRHYKKKSSGFKQWEQKEHAEDYLVFPDNIGEHLSIDEVALSKGELYTFVTNKNGRGKRGSLVASVKGTLSANIIQVLEKIPLEQRNKVKEVTLDMAKNMESSARTCFPMANLVTDRFHVVRLALEALQHIRVNQRWVELDMENKAIEAAKKNGVRYKAPLLPNGDTPKQLLARCRYVFAKKKADWTQSQEQRANIAFENYPDLKKAYDHVLEFRLIYESNTKISAEKKFNEWINKTHEMEIKEFLTVANTVSNHMSNILNFFDNRSTNANAESFNSKIKLFRANLRGVVDTRFFLFRLSKLFA